Part of the Vigna angularis cultivar LongXiaoDou No.4 chromosome 1, ASM1680809v1, whole genome shotgun sequence genome, aagaataaatatgtaataaagGTTGTgttaagagagagagagtaccTTGGATACGTGAGTAGATTTTGAAGATATATAACAAGCCCATCAAttggaagagaagagaaaaatgtgtatagtaaaagaaagaaaagatttaTAAACTATAGATACTTTAGtaatttaaacataaatgaaaattataataaaatgagtATTAAGATGGATATGAGGAtgacacatatacatatatgtcAATCTTTATCACTATACTCAATTGAAAATAAGTATTATATatagtaatattaaaaatttcctctcaaaaaacaaataagtttgaACAAGATCTATAAACATTAATTTATCCACCATctataataattcaatttatgTATTAGTTAATTAGTGTAATCTCtctcatatataaattttttaagtgaTGTAGCTAAGATCATAATAGACTTATGATTCCATGGTGATAGGATTCGAAAGAGTGTAATGTGGTGTGTGAAAATGCAAAAATGTTATAGGTAACTCTAGTTAAATGATTCGGCTTGACATGTCCAACGAGCTTGTTTATGGTTAGAACTTCCTTTTTTTACTAAAAGGGGCTTTTCGAACAAACATAAtctaaccttttttttataataatagacgtgatcattattttaaaaaaaattgggctAAAGAATACGAGCGTACAAAGTCAATACTAATAATggattttattttgaatcaaatttacGAAAggttcaataataataaaatttgaatcaaATTCATATAAGAAAGAGTGATTATACTTTCAAtccaaacttaaaaaaaaaacttataagtttttgtatgtattatttaatattttgaagtaGTCGTTAATAAATGTTAAGAAGTGTGGTGCCACTTATCTTATTTGAAATAATGAAAACAGGAAATTCCTTAGTGAAGAACGTAAGCAATTGAATCCACGTGTCCAGCGAAGTGAGAGAATGTTAGATATTTTGAGGCGAAAAGCATGTGCAAGATAAGCCTTTCCAAACTTGAGAAGACACAATAGTTTGTGGAAAAAGGGATGAGATCATTGACTAGGTATCAATGCTGCTTCATTATGGGACCATCAACTATATTAtgcaattaaacaattttttgtcAAACAGGACacctcaatttttattttttatttacttttctaAAAGCTTAATAAATCCAAGAAATTGGCTTACAAAATCATTTTctcaaaacaattaaattagtTGGGTGAGTCATAAATTCTGAAAATTATCTTCTCCGTTTTTCATTATATTGTATTCACCTAAGTCTTCCAACTTTTATCGCTGGATCTATTACGCTATTTTGTATATTTACTATGGATATTTTCAATTTACTATCGGTggatttattacaatttttattttggctcaatttaattttaactagtataatttatattttaatttattattatataaataagttaacgggtaaaattatgtatatagaaaaaaaaatatcagaaCAAGTGATCTGACTTAGATTGACGGGttaactaataaatttatattctaaatGCACTATACTTTTTAAGTTCAACGCGAAACTTATGACAAGTCAAGAGATGATTTtacttgttttgaaaaaaaaaaactttaaatataacaaaatagaaaaaattaactcattaataaaattaattttaaatataataattcaacatgtgaattataatacatttatatcgtacaataatattagttttattttttaaaacagaaAACTAAATAAACCCATATCTTGAAAAGCGTATCTATCCTTAAAATTATCCATGACAAATATTTTGAATCTCATTGAAAAGGGTATATAATAgtcttcaaattaaaaaaaaaaaaaaacaatcacaGAGGTTAAAACTCAAACATCAAACTTGTCCAGGGCAAGAAGATGCTATGAATGCTTTATCGATAAATAAGTGCtgtaattattttgttgaaacatgttttttctttctttctttttgaatAAGCATTTAAACACTAAAATTATACATCTATTGATGAAAATCCACACGAAAACCGAcagtttgttttgttttgttttgttggtcTATActgaaaagataaaataaaattgtatatggTAGAACAGCAAAAAAATACGAAGGAAGCAATAAATGATGTTACAACATAACCGATAACAATTGTCTACACACATTATAAGGTCCACCAGTGACATTTAAAATGCAGGTTTTCTTCGCATAATGAACATTTTCTAGCTAGGCATTATAACCAAACTGATCCAACTTTTCAAGTCATACTTCATAGATTAAAATTCAGTAAACAAGCACAGAATATGGTCTCGAGAAAGTAACATAGTTATATTAGTTTCTACTTCCATAGAGCAGAACCAACACATGTTGCCTTAAAGAGGCGACAACACTGAGCTGAAATTCCTCTTCTGATAGTTCAAAGAACCAAAATGTGACATTTCAGAGAAGAAGCTGTTCTCTATGTTGTCAGCCATGTTTTTACTTGAGGCGTAAGGTGCTTTGTTAGCCAACCTTTATTCAGGAAACAGAAACAAAGTCAATACCAGAAACAGCATATGTAATATCATCAAAAATGCTAACACTGTCTCACACAGACATTCTAAATCATATAACTATGTTGGTATGATTCCTGAATAACATGATTCTAAGTTTCAATAAAGTTTTGAACTGATTAGAGACAGCACTAACATGATACATTGTTAGTACCTGTTTCTTCGCTTCTCAAGAAACCTTTGAAGTGATTGTCTGCGTGCAAGAGGAAATTCTGAAGAGGGGCATCAAACAAAGGCCAGAAAAGACTTATAATATTAGTGGATTAACATATGAAAAGTGAACACAGAATTAATTCCATACAAGAAATTTGTTTGATGATCGATCAATCATCTAAATCTAGTAGAGTAATAACAAGAGAGCTACCATCTTGCAGCCTTCGAATGGAACTCTTCTTTGCTGAATCAGTAGAGTTTCCCAGTAGAGAAGAAGGACTTTTTGAAATGAGTGAAGTCCAAGGGACCCCTCTCTTCATTTCAGCAGACTTAGCAGAGACAGAAGCAATCAACATTATTTCACGCACCTGTTAATGAATAAATGTGAGTTGTACCAAAATCATAACAGCCATTTCATCATCTTTCACAAGGAATTACCTTTTCTGCGGGAATTCCTTCATAAACACACATATTCCCCTTATAGAGGATGGTGAACTTGGTTGGATTTGGAATCACTTTGATCGGTCCAGATGATGGCACTGCCACTGGCCTAAGAGGGAAGGGGTGAAACCACA contains:
- the LOC108335488 gene encoding protein TIFY 3, translated to MAGVNTLPEERWNLFPSSAMEIALDSVDGRGENMEVHNTITDDASVHFSATRPVAVPSSGPIKVIPNPTKFTILYKGNMCVYEGIPAEKVREIMLIASVSAKSAEMKRGVPWTSLISKSPSSLLGNSTDSAKKSSIRRLQDEFPLARRQSLQRFLEKRRNRLANKAPYASSKNMADNIENSFFSEMSHFGSLNYQKRNFSSVLSPL